Proteins encoded in a region of the Pyxidicoccus trucidator genome:
- a CDS encoding DUF2381 family protein, with protein MLQSLAGWSLLLLVLLASSAQAQDRKSIIRNVLLPDAPEEVANPVHVAGGIASVLRFEQPVDPEKTRLLGWEGRFEPLVAQGRSVLLVPLHDLTAEDRFLLLVTLKDGTQLPFTVTALAKQVDHQVNVAPDDGALASVRAQLSDALLREQHHKLDAERYRQEKNSVDHSLAALLVSGASGQTPFRRRQKQRLDCDGAEVEVGWFEGKGKAAVVFNVRNRDSRKPWRLGTARLSTAETREARPFALRMDQEEIAPGASGAFAIVADKRAFESKQGIQQLVLEFFRPDGVGQFQVVLDQRYARE; from the coding sequence TGCTGCAATCTCTAGCTGGCTGGTCCCTCCTGCTCCTGGTCCTCCTGGCGTCCTCGGCGCAGGCGCAGGACCGCAAGTCCATCATCCGCAATGTCCTCCTGCCGGATGCGCCGGAGGAGGTTGCGAACCCCGTGCACGTTGCAGGCGGCATCGCTTCCGTCCTGCGGTTCGAGCAGCCGGTCGACCCGGAGAAGACGCGGCTCCTGGGGTGGGAAGGCCGCTTCGAGCCGCTAGTGGCCCAGGGCAGGTCCGTGCTGCTGGTCCCGCTCCATGACCTCACGGCGGAGGACCGTTTCCTGCTGCTGGTGACGCTGAAGGACGGCACGCAGTTGCCATTCACGGTGACGGCACTGGCCAAGCAGGTGGACCACCAGGTGAACGTGGCCCCCGACGATGGTGCCCTCGCGTCCGTGCGGGCCCAACTCTCCGATGCGCTCTTGAGGGAGCAACACCACAAGCTGGATGCCGAGCGTTACCGCCAGGAGAAGAACTCGGTGGACCACTCCCTCGCCGCGCTCCTGGTCAGCGGGGCCTCGGGACAGACACCCTTCAGACGGAGGCAGAAGCAACGGCTCGATTGTGATGGGGCGGAGGTGGAGGTGGGGTGGTTCGAGGGGAAGGGGAAGGCTGCCGTGGTGTTCAACGTCCGCAACCGGGACTCGCGGAAGCCGTGGAGGTTGGGGACGGCCCGGTTGTCGACGGCGGAGACGCGGGAGGCCAGGCCCTTCGCGCTGCGCATGGACCAGGAGGAGATTGCGCCGGGCGCTTCGGGAGCCTTCGCGATTGTCGCGGACAAGCGCGCCTTCGAGTCGAAGCAGGGCATCCAGCAGCTCGTCCTGGAGTTCTTCCGGCCCGACGGGGTGGGGCAGTTCCAGGTCGTCCTGGATCAGCGGTACGCGCGCGAGTAG
- a CDS encoding serine/threonine protein kinase: protein MDPSRVLRVSCIVLLCASSGCTAALGSVSLRADGTPAPEECSKEALRTMRILRMKVGDAADVELDANQIDQRTITLHDGPVESYLDGPLGMLESGTRLYGQVWTGGRQIVVRYYEAHPVDGDAVPICAVVRDARKKAEVHPGYVVLDFSGASVFVVNSFR, encoded by the coding sequence ATGGACCCGTCCCGAGTGCTCCGTGTCTCCTGCATCGTCCTGCTCTGCGCGTCCTCTGGCTGTACGGCTGCCCTCGGCTCCGTGTCGCTGCGTGCGGACGGGACTCCCGCACCAGAGGAGTGCTCGAAAGAGGCGCTCAGGACGATGCGCATCCTCCGGATGAAGGTGGGGGATGCGGCGGACGTCGAGCTCGATGCCAACCAGATAGACCAGCGGACCATCACACTGCATGACGGGCCCGTGGAGAGCTACCTGGACGGGCCGCTGGGAATGCTCGAAAGCGGAACGCGGCTGTATGGTCAGGTCTGGACGGGCGGGCGGCAGATTGTCGTCCGGTACTACGAGGCGCATCCGGTGGATGGTGATGCCGTGCCCATCTGCGCGGTCGTCCGGGATGCGCGGAAGAAGGCCGAGGTCCATCCTGGCTACGTGGTCCTCGACTTCTCCGGCGCCTCGGTGTTCGTCGTGAACTCCTTCCGGTAG